The Hahella sp. HNIBRBA332 genome window below encodes:
- a CDS encoding tetratricopeptide repeat protein, translated as MRMAALLLSVSVLGLIPLQALAGTLAPIVIVEKDEADKTIGELKPAYIDFSYRVAPRTPLNEVALRYSRLIREASDPEVRIKALHRLINLEELFYDAKPQGLIDDEIWSIAIESYEALLQRQPGDKDNDRILYQLARACGMLGRTDKALTSLERLVGQYPRSSYATEAWFRVGELRYSAGEYVKAQSAYSRVLADRGDGDLASKARYMLGWTQFKQENFSASLQTFLQVLSHLEFNSAPTGQVEPGVREAGEDALRIISIMASYGKGPETLKAAIALGDYRPLAPKLYAALYDYYLQRERYQDAAASAQAYIVAYPAATDRSDFHDRIIAAYDQGGLPSLAWEEKARFTRELGLASNYWKSQQETAKTRLRPSLYQYLDDLGRREYALGLKAAGVERRTHLQNAVAYFDGMEEIFPSEGKTAEALYLQGEAYFLLEEWELAVRAYDKAGYFYPDFPQRHEAAYAGVNALSKAVDANQDDSTLRSRRVDALLRFAKTFPRDSRATESLLFAANELYAMEQYGAALDAATQTASFTEDKATRNAAWTIAGHSAFALSQYQDSEHAYRQALSLRSRKAQDYDVLMENFAASIYSQGEQAEARGEVAAAFTEYKRVIDEAPESQVRISAQYDAGMRAIDLGRWKEAIDLLNDFRKRYPDHKLTAGIGEKLVYAYQQHQRPESAADELLRIAAGEKDAERKRKALLQAAELMANAGREQQAANVYLQYANEYPAPFETAIQVRGALIDYYAKSAQPQQADQWREKLIHFEENGGADRTPASRSLAAEASWTLAQKEKAAFDDVRLTLPLNKSLAAKQAALKKVMQRLNRINGYGVSEYATAATYMMGEVYRQLAKDIIESNRPGNLSDLEREQYGLLLEEQAFPFEEKAIEFLELNASRTRQGVYDEWVKKSYLALREIMPARYDKQEVKVDVAQTLQ; from the coding sequence ATGAGAATGGCCGCCTTGCTCCTTAGTGTGAGCGTTCTCGGGTTGATCCCTCTGCAAGCGTTGGCGGGCACGCTGGCGCCGATCGTCATCGTGGAAAAAGACGAAGCCGATAAGACCATCGGCGAACTGAAACCCGCCTATATCGACTTCAGCTATCGAGTGGCGCCGCGAACCCCTTTGAATGAAGTGGCGTTGCGATACAGTCGCCTGATCCGCGAGGCCTCTGACCCGGAAGTGCGCATCAAAGCGCTGCATCGACTGATCAATCTGGAAGAACTGTTTTACGACGCCAAACCCCAGGGGCTGATCGACGACGAAATATGGAGCATCGCGATAGAGAGCTACGAAGCTCTGTTGCAGCGTCAGCCGGGGGACAAAGACAACGATCGTATTCTTTATCAGTTGGCTCGCGCCTGCGGCATGCTGGGGCGCACCGATAAAGCATTGACCAGTCTGGAGCGGTTGGTGGGTCAGTATCCGCGCTCAAGCTATGCGACAGAAGCATGGTTTCGTGTCGGCGAGTTACGCTACAGCGCTGGTGAATATGTCAAAGCGCAATCGGCATACAGCCGGGTGCTGGCGGACCGAGGCGATGGCGATCTGGCGTCCAAAGCCCGTTATATGTTGGGGTGGACCCAGTTTAAGCAGGAAAATTTCAGCGCTTCATTGCAGACTTTTTTACAGGTGTTGTCCCACTTGGAGTTCAACTCCGCTCCAACGGGACAGGTGGAGCCCGGCGTACGAGAGGCGGGGGAAGACGCCCTGCGCATCATCAGTATCATGGCCAGTTACGGTAAAGGGCCGGAAACTCTGAAGGCGGCTATCGCATTGGGCGACTATCGACCCTTGGCTCCTAAACTGTATGCGGCCTTGTACGACTATTACTTGCAGCGCGAACGCTATCAGGACGCCGCCGCCAGCGCGCAGGCATATATCGTCGCCTATCCGGCGGCCACGGATCGCAGCGACTTCCATGATCGCATAATCGCCGCCTACGATCAGGGCGGGCTACCTTCTTTGGCGTGGGAGGAGAAAGCCCGTTTCACCCGAGAACTGGGGCTGGCGTCGAACTATTGGAAATCCCAGCAAGAGACCGCCAAAACCCGCCTGCGCCCCTCTCTCTATCAATATTTGGATGATTTAGGACGAAGAGAATACGCTCTTGGCTTGAAAGCGGCCGGGGTGGAGCGGCGTACGCATTTGCAGAATGCGGTGGCGTATTTTGACGGCATGGAGGAGATCTTTCCCTCCGAAGGAAAAACGGCTGAAGCGCTTTATTTGCAGGGGGAAGCGTACTTTTTGCTGGAGGAATGGGAGCTTGCGGTGCGAGCTTATGACAAGGCGGGCTATTTCTATCCTGACTTTCCTCAGCGTCATGAGGCCGCCTATGCTGGCGTCAACGCTCTGAGCAAAGCAGTGGACGCCAATCAGGATGACTCTACGTTGCGAAGCCGCCGCGTGGATGCGCTGCTGCGGTTTGCGAAAACCTTCCCCCGGGACTCGCGAGCGACGGAGAGCCTGTTATTTGCGGCGAATGAACTCTACGCCATGGAGCAGTATGGCGCAGCGCTGGATGCCGCCACCCAGACTGCTTCCTTTACGGAAGATAAAGCGACCCGTAACGCAGCATGGACTATTGCCGGTCATTCCGCTTTTGCGTTGAGTCAATATCAGGACTCTGAGCACGCCTATCGTCAGGCGCTGTCGTTACGCTCCCGCAAAGCGCAGGATTATGACGTGCTGATGGAGAATTTCGCCGCCAGTATTTACAGCCAGGGCGAACAGGCGGAGGCGCGTGGAGAGGTGGCGGCGGCCTTTACTGAATATAAGCGAGTCATTGACGAAGCGCCGGAATCCCAGGTGCGCATCAGCGCTCAATATGACGCAGGCATGCGCGCAATCGATCTTGGGCGCTGGAAAGAAGCGATTGATCTGCTGAATGACTTCCGTAAGCGTTATCCCGATCACAAGCTGACAGCGGGCATTGGCGAGAAACTGGTCTACGCCTATCAACAACATCAGCGCCCAGAATCCGCTGCCGATGAGTTGCTGCGCATCGCTGCGGGTGAAAAAGACGCTGAACGTAAGCGCAAGGCGCTGTTGCAGGCGGCGGAATTGATGGCAAACGCCGGCCGGGAACAGCAAGCGGCCAATGTGTACCTGCAATATGCAAACGAATATCCGGCGCCGTTCGAGACCGCCATCCAGGTCAGGGGCGCGCTAATTGATTACTACGCCAAGAGCGCTCAGCCGCAACAAGCGGACCAATGGCGGGAGAAGTTGATTCATTTTGAAGAGAACGGCGGCGCAGATCGGACTCCTGCGAGTCGCTCTCTGGCGGCGGAGGCCAGCTGGACGCTGGCGCAGAAGGAAAAGGCGGCGTTTGACGACGTACGCCTGACCTTGCCGCTAAACAAGTCGTTGGCGGCCAAGCAAGCTGCGCTGAAGAAAGTCATGCAGCGGCTCAATCGCATCAATGGTTATGGCGTGAGCGAATACGCTACTGCGGCGACCTACATGATGGGGGAGGTCTATCGGCAATTGGCTAAAGACATCATTGAGTCCAATCGCCCTGGTAACCTGAGTGATCTGGAGCGGGAGCAATACGGTCTGCTGTTGGAGGAACAGGCGTTTCCCTTCGAAGAAAAAGCCATTGAGTTTCTTGAGCTCAATGCAAGCCGTACTCGCCAAGGGGTTTACGACGAGTGGGTCAAAAAAAGTTATCTGGCGTTGCGTGAAATTATGCCCGCCAGATATGACAAGCAGGAGGTAAAGGTGGATGTCGCGCAAACGTTGCAATGA
- a CDS encoding tetratricopeptide repeat protein, which produces MSRKRCNELGVIGLALTAALLLVGCAGSPARKNAAADTALAGEQTQMKYDQALTALNNNQVALAENLFKQVIADKPSLSAPYFNLGVIAEKQGDLPSARTWYAQALDVNPKDARALNQLAVLAREEGDFENALAFYERALKAEPNEPVYHRNIAILYDMYLGDYVRALEHYQRCQELRSAPDEQVAMWIADLERRIQ; this is translated from the coding sequence ATGTCGCGCAAACGTTGCAATGAACTTGGCGTCATAGGTCTGGCGTTAACGGCGGCCCTGTTGCTGGTTGGCTGCGCCGGTTCGCCGGCGCGCAAGAATGCTGCCGCTGATACCGCTCTGGCCGGAGAGCAAACTCAGATGAAGTACGATCAGGCGCTGACAGCTTTAAACAATAATCAGGTCGCCCTGGCGGAGAATTTATTCAAGCAAGTGATCGCTGATAAACCCAGCCTTAGCGCGCCTTATTTCAATCTGGGAGTCATCGCGGAAAAGCAGGGCGATCTGCCTTCCGCCAGGACATGGTACGCTCAGGCGCTGGATGTAAACCCCAAAGACGCCAGAGCTTTGAATCAGTTGGCAGTTTTAGCGCGGGAGGAGGGTGATTTTGAGAATGCCTTGGCGTTTTATGAAAGAGCGCTGAAGGCGGAGCCGAATGAGCCGGTTTATCATCGTAATATAGCTATACTTTACGACATGTATCTGGGTGATTACGTGCGGGCGCTGGAGCATTACCAGCGCTGCCAGGAACTTCGATCCGCTCCCGACGAGCAAGTGGCGATGTGGATCGCCGACCTTGAGCGGCGTATCCAATAG
- a CDS encoding MotA/TolQ/ExbB proton channel family protein: MFETIVRFFKDGGIFMVPIGIVLVVGVAIAIERYVYLSIAKLSNRADFNKLIMLIGRKDYLNALKQAKQSKTAMASIVEAGLSRLLSRQPRDQIEYAMEEGLMEVLPRVEKRTQYLATLANIATLLGLLGTIIGLIDAFTAVANADPAEKANLLSQSISLAMNTTAFGLMTAIPLLLVHAILQTKTNEIVDSFETAGIKIMNLISEKPAQAPVAKATPERT; the protein is encoded by the coding sequence ATGTTCGAGACTATCGTTCGCTTTTTTAAAGATGGCGGTATTTTTATGGTTCCAATCGGCATAGTGCTCGTTGTTGGGGTTGCTATCGCCATTGAGAGATATGTTTATCTCAGCATCGCCAAGTTGAGCAATCGCGCAGACTTTAATAAGTTGATCATGCTGATCGGGCGCAAAGATTATCTCAATGCGCTAAAACAGGCCAAACAATCCAAAACCGCGATGGCTTCTATTGTAGAAGCAGGCTTGTCTCGATTGCTGAGCCGTCAACCTCGCGATCAGATTGAATACGCCATGGAAGAAGGGCTGATGGAAGTCCTTCCTCGTGTTGAAAAGCGTACGCAATATCTGGCCACCCTTGCCAATATAGCCACTCTGTTGGGATTGTTGGGCACCATTATCGGCCTGATCGATGCCTTTACTGCGGTTGCCAATGCTGACCCGGCTGAGAAGGCTAATCTGCTGTCACAGAGTATTTCTCTGGCCATGAACACTACTGCTTTTGGCCTAATGACTGCTATTCCTTTACTGCTTGTGCATGCCATATTGCAAACTAAAACCAACGAAATTGTGGACAGTTTTGAGACGGCCGGCATCAAGATCATGAACCTGATTTCGGAAAAACCAGCCCAAGCCCCTGTAGCGAAAGCCACTCCAGAAAGAACATAG
- a CDS encoding lipopolysaccharide assembly protein LapB: protein MKGDVTPTMHRMPVLLLILHCLCMLAGAVRAQETADELLHREALFHYYTNDFLHSLVLLENEHLGSNHVGNQYHNLNHILAIESGLEFGLRRNAESLLEHLQFTARESEVKQQAQMIKGRLAYRDGDWEKAVDLFIGAMKGMPRERKDEALYYMANSYLQLRRPQDAAKVLGDASQGSLWAAHGYYNLGVNYAADDPDSSRALVALRVAAAMADDSYEGRELSDRVLLAAGHIALLDKDYNKALSFLKNVHASGPGAPAAIYDYGMAFAGLGRYRTAIQSWHRAKKFALTSSGVAETFQAIAYGYEQEKLRATAIDAYLEAIAVYEKEKRQVDEVVAEINDKGVLDLLLQAPLQNGEVEWYLATDLLTNTPKIAFVHYLMDKPDFFPFAKELLQMHGLLQSLQDGAQRMEIFSAALERRAREAKRDAAGALEKMRPQQLNQLVSERNTLAKSAAHASDEQRALQLLALRDLDEALTQLKDNFVSVQSGLRQGGDLYKAQLRKVETLQKEFSAMQRELAGKINDYDKKLSQLAVKLLRRHWREIDGYHVRSQLALVNLYDDLAVAELRKKQPASPDAATAGEGAL, encoded by the coding sequence ATGAAAGGGGATGTAACGCCAACCATGCATCGAATGCCCGTCCTGCTGTTGATTCTGCATTGCCTGTGCATGCTCGCCGGCGCTGTGCGGGCGCAAGAAACCGCCGATGAATTGCTGCACCGGGAAGCGCTGTTCCACTACTACACAAATGACTTTCTGCACTCCCTGGTGCTGTTGGAGAACGAGCACCTTGGCTCCAACCATGTAGGTAATCAATATCATAACCTGAACCATATACTCGCCATCGAATCCGGTCTGGAGTTTGGGCTGCGTCGTAATGCGGAGTCGCTGCTGGAGCATTTACAGTTCACCGCCAGGGAGTCGGAGGTTAAACAGCAGGCGCAGATGATCAAAGGCCGTCTCGCCTATCGCGACGGTGATTGGGAAAAGGCGGTGGATCTGTTCATCGGAGCGATGAAGGGGATGCCTCGGGAGAGGAAAGATGAAGCCCTTTACTACATGGCCAACAGCTATCTGCAACTGCGGCGGCCCCAGGATGCGGCCAAGGTCCTGGGAGATGCCTCTCAAGGCAGTCTGTGGGCCGCCCATGGCTATTACAACCTGGGGGTGAATTACGCCGCGGATGATCCGGATTCCTCGCGCGCCCTGGTCGCATTACGGGTCGCTGCGGCCATGGCTGATGACAGTTATGAGGGGCGCGAGCTGAGTGATCGCGTCCTGTTGGCGGCGGGACATATCGCGCTGCTGGACAAGGATTACAACAAAGCCCTGTCGTTCCTGAAAAACGTCCATGCCTCTGGCCCGGGAGCGCCGGCGGCGATCTATGACTACGGCATGGCGTTCGCGGGATTGGGACGCTATCGCACCGCCATTCAGTCCTGGCATCGGGCCAAAAAGTTCGCCCTCACGTCTTCCGGCGTTGCGGAAACCTTTCAGGCTATCGCCTATGGCTATGAGCAGGAGAAATTACGCGCCACGGCGATCGACGCCTATCTGGAAGCCATCGCCGTGTATGAGAAGGAAAAGCGTCAGGTTGACGAAGTGGTGGCTGAAATCAACGACAAAGGCGTATTGGATCTGTTGCTGCAGGCGCCATTGCAAAATGGCGAGGTGGAATGGTATTTGGCCACGGATTTGCTCACTAATACGCCTAAGATCGCCTTTGTTCATTATTTGATGGATAAGCCGGACTTCTTTCCGTTCGCCAAGGAGTTGCTGCAAATGCATGGTTTACTGCAGTCGCTGCAGGATGGCGCGCAGCGGATGGAAATCTTCTCCGCCGCCTTGGAGCGCCGCGCGCGCGAGGCGAAACGGGACGCCGCCGGGGCGCTTGAGAAAATGCGTCCGCAACAACTCAATCAACTGGTGTCCGAGCGCAATACGCTGGCCAAGTCCGCCGCTCACGCTTCCGACGAACAACGGGCGCTGCAATTGCTGGCGTTGCGGGACCTGGATGAGGCGTTGACCCAGCTCAAGGATAATTTTGTCAGTGTACAGAGCGGCTTGCGCCAGGGCGGCGATCTCTACAAGGCGCAACTACGCAAAGTTGAGACTCTGCAAAAAGAGTTCTCCGCCATGCAGCGAGAACTGGCGGGGAAAATCAACGATTATGACAAGAAGCTGTCGCAACTGGCAGTCAAGTTGTTGCGGCGACACTGGCGTGAAATAGACGGCTATCACGTACGTAGCCAATTGGCCTTGGTGAATTTGTATGACGACCTGGCTGTGGCCGAGCTGCGCAAAAAACAGCCTGCTTCGCCAGATGCGGCGACAGCCGGAGAGGGGGCGTTATGA